The Psychrosphaera ytuae genome includes a region encoding these proteins:
- a CDS encoding bifunctional GNAT family N-acetyltransferase/hotdog fold thioesterase gives MYQVVAPQTESDWEDYYEVRWQILRAPLQQPRGSEKDEYEQHAWHRMVKDDNGEVVGVARLHLVNSEEAQIRYMAVIDNHRRKGLATMMLESLEAIARQEGVERVILNARKTATNFYENLGYSVTGDAPEIFGSIPHVQMCKPLDKVEVIIRHPQWCVDLQNIWHQQIPITQLMGIRVYQYTGKTFETRAALNPNMNLHGTMFAGSIYSLATLTGWGLVHLMMKENEVDGDIVLADADIHYHKPVTELPRSIAHFEDIKGDFEPLKDNKKAMISVQVEVLDGQKKVAKFVGQYCVIPKSDKAE, from the coding sequence ATGTACCAAGTTGTGGCGCCACAAACAGAGTCCGACTGGGAAGACTATTACGAAGTTCGATGGCAAATCCTTCGCGCACCATTACAGCAACCTCGTGGTTCTGAAAAAGACGAATACGAGCAACACGCATGGCACCGCATGGTCAAAGACGATAACGGTGAAGTTGTGGGAGTGGCTCGTTTACACCTTGTCAATTCAGAAGAGGCGCAAATTCGTTACATGGCTGTGATTGATAACCACAGACGTAAAGGTTTGGCGACCATGATGTTGGAATCCCTCGAAGCCATTGCGCGACAAGAAGGGGTTGAGCGAGTTATCCTAAATGCTCGAAAAACCGCCACCAACTTTTATGAAAACCTAGGCTACTCGGTTACCGGAGACGCACCGGAGATTTTTGGTTCGATTCCTCATGTACAAATGTGCAAACCTTTGGATAAAGTCGAGGTGATTATTCGCCACCCTCAGTGGTGTGTTGATCTGCAAAATATCTGGCACCAGCAAATTCCTATCACTCAGCTTATGGGCATTCGAGTATATCAATACACGGGCAAAACCTTTGAGACCCGAGCAGCCTTAAATCCCAATATGAATTTACACGGCACTATGTTTGCTGGCTCTATCTATTCGTTGGCGACATTAACCGGTTGGGGTCTCGTTCATTTGATGATGAAGGAAAATGAAGTAGACGGTGACATTGTGTTGGCTGATGCGGACATTCATTACCACAAGCCGGTAACCGAACTGCCGAGATCGATAGCGCATTTTGAGGATATTAAAGGTGATTTTGAGCCATTAAAAGACAATAAAAAGGCGATGATTAGTGTTCAGGTAGAAGTATTAGACGGCCAAAAGAAAGTCGCAAAATTTGTTGGCCAATATTGTGTGATCCCTAAGTCTGATAAAGCAGAATAA
- a CDS encoding DEAD/DEAH box helicase has product MTENVTPKFVDLGLTPAVLEAVQHVGYETPSPIQAECIPHILNGDDILGIAQTGTGKTAAFALPTLCHLDPSINSPQILVLAPTRELAIQVAEAFTTYAEKLDGFHVLPIYGGQDFRTQLRALKRGVHVVVGTPGRVMDHMRRETLDLSNLKTVVLDEADEMLRMGFIDDVEWIMEHVPSEAQIALFSATMPAPILKVTKQYLKNPKEVRIKPKTASHSNITQQYWIVNNNQKLDVLTRLLELTEFDGMIIFTKTRQATSELADKLSARGHAAAALNGDMNQSHREQCIESLKSGRLDIIIATDVAARGIDVERVSHVINYDLPYDVESYVHRVGRTGRAGRKGNAILFATPRERRLLKTIERETKQTILPYEPPTNEEVTQLRVAAFKERIADVIGGQDLDFFTNLVNEYAEEHGQELGEVAAALAFMAQQEAPLQVTGKGMPGNNKFEDRNSRDRNGRDRDRGERGERGGRGRDTGVPMQAYRIEVGREHGVTPKDIVGAIANEANISSKFIGNIKLMPNFSVVELPADMPTETAEQLKKTRVRNQQLDIKVDPRGGQGVGERGGRRDGGGRGRGRDDRGGRGRGGNRDGNREGNRGRGGEGHRGRRNDRKPRD; this is encoded by the coding sequence ATGACAGAAAATGTAACCCCAAAGTTTGTTGACTTAGGTTTAACCCCAGCCGTTTTAGAAGCGGTTCAACACGTTGGTTATGAAACCCCTTCACCAATCCAAGCTGAATGTATTCCACATATCCTTAATGGCGACGATATTTTAGGTATCGCCCAAACGGGTACTGGTAAAACGGCGGCGTTCGCGCTTCCAACTTTGTGCCACTTAGATCCAAGTATCAATTCGCCACAGATCTTAGTGTTAGCACCGACTCGTGAATTAGCGATTCAGGTTGCAGAAGCATTTACAACTTATGCTGAAAAGCTTGACGGTTTCCACGTATTACCAATTTACGGTGGTCAGGATTTCCGTACTCAGCTACGTGCACTTAAGCGTGGTGTTCACGTTGTTGTTGGTACACCAGGTCGTGTTATGGACCACATGCGTCGCGAAACTCTCGATTTGTCTAACCTTAAAACAGTGGTACTAGACGAAGCCGACGAAATGTTGCGTATGGGCTTCATCGATGACGTTGAGTGGATCATGGAGCACGTGCCAAGTGAAGCACAAATCGCGTTGTTCTCGGCGACTATGCCAGCGCCAATCTTAAAGGTGACTAAGCAGTACCTTAAGAACCCTAAAGAAGTGCGCATTAAGCCAAAAACGGCGAGTCACTCTAACATCACACAGCAGTACTGGATTGTGAACAACAACCAAAAACTAGACGTGTTAACACGACTTCTAGAGCTGACTGAATTTGATGGCATGATCATCTTTACGAAGACGCGTCAAGCAACCTCTGAATTAGCAGACAAGCTATCTGCGCGTGGTCACGCTGCAGCAGCGCTTAACGGTGACATGAACCAGTCTCACCGTGAACAGTGTATCGAGTCATTAAAGTCTGGTCGTTTAGACATTATTATCGCAACAGACGTTGCAGCACGTGGTATCGACGTTGAGCGTGTAAGTCACGTTATTAACTATGACTTACCGTACGATGTAGAATCTTACGTTCACCGTGTTGGCCGTACAGGTCGTGCGGGTCGTAAAGGTAACGCTATCTTGTTTGCAACGCCACGTGAGCGTCGTTTATTAAAGACAATCGAGCGTGAAACTAAGCAAACAATTTTGCCTTACGAGCCACCAACAAATGAAGAAGTTACACAGTTACGTGTTGCTGCGTTTAAAGAGCGCATTGCAGATGTAATCGGTGGTCAGGACTTAGACTTTTTCACTAACTTAGTGAACGAGTATGCAGAAGAGCACGGTCAAGAGCTTGGTGAAGTTGCTGCTGCATTAGCGTTTATGGCACAGCAAGAAGCACCGTTACAAGTAACGGGCAAAGGCATGCCAGGAAACAACAAGTTTGAAGATCGCAACAGTCGTGATCGCAACGGTCGTGACCGTGATCGCGGTGAACGTGGCGAACGTGGTGGCCGTGGTCGTGATACTGGCGTTCCTATGCAAGCATACCGCATCGAAGTTGGTCGTGAGCACGGTGTAACACCTAAAGATATCGTTGGTGCGATTGCAAACGAAGCAAACATTAGCTCTAAGTTCATCGGTAACATCAAGCTAATGCCGAACTTCTCTGTTGTTGAACTACCGGCAGACATGCCAACAGAAACAGCTGAACAGTTGAAGAAGACACGTGTTCGTAACCAACAGCTAGACATCAAGGTTGACCCTCGTGGCGGCCAAGGTGTTGGTGAGCGTGGTGGTCGTCGTGATGGCGGCGGTCGTGGTCGAGGCCGTGATGATCGCGGTGGTCGTGGACGTGGTGGTAATCGTGATGGCAATCGCGAAGGTAACCGTGGACGCGGTGGTGAAGGACATCGCGGTCGTCGTAATGACCGTAAACCTCGCGACTAA
- a CDS encoding spermidine synthase yields the protein MDLWQTLLSNEQAKQLYFFQKDGFRIEVIQNKDFYRLEINGVIQSAFANTAPYMPALSHCAVMLLPLLHDSRPTSVLELGGGGQSLQRYFKHAFPHIDFISIEADKDVNLALQSLPGFNQLSIVQTDAFEHIKECKNNNRHFDWLIVDLFAGADAPAQTKSDSFYRDLKQLLNPGGWLIVNCLTDDKAQLNLLRDSINNGFEISTVNPAFGVKAFAVPGQKNHIFLLKHQAPETQTPFVFPKDIEQHNLFKSQ from the coding sequence ATGGACCTCTGGCAAACTCTATTAAGTAACGAGCAAGCTAAACAGCTGTACTTTTTTCAAAAAGACGGCTTTCGTATCGAGGTCATTCAAAACAAAGATTTCTATCGTCTTGAAATAAATGGTGTAATCCAAAGTGCGTTTGCAAACACCGCGCCATATATGCCGGCACTTTCACATTGTGCTGTAATGCTGTTGCCTTTACTTCACGATAGCCGACCGACGAGCGTTCTTGAGTTAGGCGGTGGCGGCCAATCTCTACAGCGTTATTTTAAGCACGCCTTTCCTCATATTGACTTTATCAGTATCGAAGCCGACAAAGACGTAAATTTGGCGCTGCAATCATTACCTGGGTTTAACCAACTATCCATCGTACAAACAGACGCGTTTGAACATATTAAAGAGTGCAAGAATAACAATCGTCACTTTGATTGGCTCATCGTCGACTTGTTTGCCGGGGCAGATGCGCCCGCTCAAACAAAATCAGATTCTTTTTATCGAGACCTTAAACAACTGTTAAACCCCGGGGGTTGGCTCATCGTTAATTGTTTAACGGATGATAAAGCCCAATTGAATTTATTACGGGACAGTATTAACAATGGCTTTGAAATAAGTACGGTCAATCCGGCATTTGGGGTAAAAGCCTTTGCCGTTCCGGGTCAAAAAAATCACATATTTTTGTTAAAACACCAAGCGCCCGAAACTCAGACGCCGTTTGTTTTTCCAAAGGATATCGAACAACACAATTTGTTCAAAAGCCAATAA
- a CDS encoding tyrosine-type recombinase/integrase: MNDKQIKAFIKSETKGRKAVADNLYIRVQTLGKAYWEVRYSINGKRKFMRIAGGAYPAMSLAIAKLQAALIIQQVREGIDPLAEKVRGKSQSIRVVNELFEDWFNGRSGKLKYPHIEKRYYENEVKPYIGELAIERVNARDIRDIIQTVAKSNRPSIANKTLRLLKKLFNHAIKLDLKGGNPAAAFELSDAGGTEKSRTRALSLDELKVTFEVFRQQSQIFTRDNYIAMALLLCLGVRKTELTAAKWEEFDLENKVWSLDENRNKTSSAIQIPLSDLAIKFLIELKVRAAGSDYLLPARRASKRRAYISDDTLNHALSKLFGEKVDSKKQPYPNYLIRAGIEKFTIHDIRRTFRSLLSELGTPSDIAERCLNHKITGVEGVYNRHDYFDDRKKALQKLSEVIEPFL; encoded by the coding sequence ATGAACGATAAACAAATTAAAGCCTTTATAAAATCAGAGACCAAAGGAAGAAAGGCTGTTGCTGATAACCTTTACATTAGAGTTCAAACATTAGGAAAGGCTTACTGGGAAGTTCGTTACAGCATCAATGGAAAAAGAAAGTTTATGCGAATTGCTGGCGGGGCTTACCCTGCAATGAGCTTAGCTATAGCCAAGCTCCAAGCCGCTTTAATAATTCAGCAAGTTAGAGAAGGCATAGATCCTTTAGCTGAAAAAGTCAGAGGTAAGTCTCAATCAATTAGGGTTGTAAATGAATTATTTGAAGATTGGTTCAATGGCCGCTCAGGAAAGCTAAAATATCCTCATATAGAAAAACGATATTACGAAAACGAAGTTAAACCATATATTGGTGAGCTTGCTATTGAACGTGTTAATGCCAGAGACATTAGAGATATAATTCAAACCGTCGCCAAAAGTAATCGACCGTCAATAGCAAATAAAACTCTTCGTTTATTAAAGAAGTTATTTAATCACGCAATTAAGCTTGATTTAAAAGGTGGTAACCCCGCTGCAGCTTTCGAATTATCAGACGCTGGTGGTACTGAAAAAAGTAGGACGAGAGCCCTATCATTAGATGAGCTTAAAGTGACATTTGAAGTATTCCGTCAACAATCACAGATATTTACCCGCGATAATTATATTGCTATGGCTCTCTTACTTTGTCTGGGCGTCAGAAAAACAGAGCTTACAGCAGCAAAATGGGAAGAATTTGATCTTGAGAATAAAGTTTGGAGTTTGGATGAGAACAGAAATAAAACAAGTTCAGCAATTCAAATTCCACTTTCAGACTTAGCAATCAAATTTTTGATTGAATTGAAAGTGAGAGCTGCCGGTTCCGATTACTTACTTCCAGCACGAAGAGCTAGCAAACGAAGAGCATACATTTCTGATGACACCTTAAACCATGCATTGTCTAAATTATTTGGAGAGAAAGTAGATAGTAAAAAACAACCTTATCCCAACTACTTAATACGGGCTGGCATTGAAAAGTTTACCATTCACGATATTAGGCGAACATTTAGAAGTCTACTTTCTGAACTAGGCACGCCTAGCGATATTGCAGAACGGTGTCTCAACCACAAAATCACGGGTGTTGAAGGTGTTTATAACAGACACGACTATTTTGATGACAGAAAAAAAGCGTTACAAAAACTATCTGAAGTCATAGAGCCTTTTCTTTAA
- the pip gene encoding prolyl aminopeptidase has product MRTLFPEINPNQTFHLDVGDSHQIYVEECGNPDGIPVVYVHGGPGGGSSPMHRRFYDPEQYRIIQFDQRGCGKSTPHCADDINALFSNTTQHLLRDMEQIRAHLGITSWVVAGGSWGTTLALLYAIKFPSVVKALILRGVFLARKQDLDWFLSPKQGASQIFPEYYRDFVRGHDIESVDSEDYDATQEILESYHEKLTGDNDFEQLAAAKQFMNWEGRIVSVNYQQSAPAMSKHEAIAMSLLNTHYFTNDGFIYESEIISEIAAISHIPGYIVHGRNDVVCKPEGAFTLAEHWPNGVLEMVPAAGHSSTEPGIIDGLVRASQNIAKFLNEKDQEK; this is encoded by the coding sequence ATGCGAACCTTATTCCCTGAAATTAACCCCAACCAAACGTTCCATTTGGATGTCGGCGATAGCCATCAGATTTATGTCGAAGAATGTGGAAACCCCGATGGTATTCCTGTGGTGTACGTTCATGGTGGCCCAGGCGGTGGTAGCAGTCCGATGCACCGTCGCTTTTACGACCCAGAGCAATATCGCATCATTCAATTTGACCAGCGTGGCTGTGGTAAGTCGACACCGCACTGCGCTGATGATATCAATGCGTTGTTTAGTAATACCACTCAGCATTTATTGCGTGACATGGAGCAAATAAGAGCTCATTTGGGCATTACTTCTTGGGTCGTTGCGGGTGGTTCTTGGGGAACGACGTTGGCACTCCTATATGCGATTAAGTTTCCGTCTGTCGTCAAAGCACTGATATTGCGCGGGGTATTTTTGGCTCGAAAACAAGATTTAGACTGGTTTTTGTCGCCCAAACAAGGCGCGAGCCAAATCTTTCCTGAATATTATCGAGATTTTGTTCGCGGTCATGATATTGAATCTGTCGATAGTGAAGACTATGACGCAACTCAAGAAATACTCGAGTCGTATCACGAAAAATTAACCGGCGATAACGATTTTGAGCAGCTCGCAGCGGCCAAACAGTTTATGAATTGGGAAGGCCGGATAGTGTCAGTCAATTATCAGCAGTCTGCGCCAGCGATGAGTAAACACGAAGCCATCGCTATGTCGCTGCTTAATACGCATTATTTTACGAATGACGGATTTATTTACGAGTCAGAAATCATCAGTGAAATCGCGGCAATATCACATATTCCAGGTTACATTGTCCATGGGCGAAATGACGTAGTATGCAAGCCAGAAGGGGCCTTTACCCTCGCTGAACATTGGCCAAACGGCGTATTAGAAATGGTCCCAGCCGCAGGACACAGTAGTACTGAGCCTGGTATTATTGACGGCTTGGTAAGAGCGAGCCAAAACATCGCTAAATTCTTAAATGAAAAAGATCAGGAGAAGTAG
- a CDS encoding YicC/YloC family endoribonuclease: MIQSMTAYARSEVKGDWGTAVWEIRSVNQRYLETYIRLPEQFRSLEAVLRERLRKKLQRGKVEVFLKYTANPAAVSQLTINKSLAKQLIDSANWVSNEAAGGELNPVDILRWPGVMEAEETDMDEIQKAIMAGFDGLTRDFIEARASEGANLKTMIETRLDAILEQAAIVEEHMPAIMTWQKERITNKLAEAKVDIDEARLEQELIYLAQKTDVAEEIDRLKSHVSETQKIMKKGGACGRRLDFMMQEFNRESNTLASKSISAEITNAAVELKVLIEQMREQIQNIE, encoded by the coding sequence GTGATCCAAAGTATGACGGCGTACGCCAGAAGTGAAGTAAAAGGCGATTGGGGCACAGCAGTGTGGGAAATCCGCTCTGTAAACCAACGATACTTAGAGACTTACATCAGACTGCCGGAGCAATTTCGCTCTTTAGAGGCAGTTCTTCGCGAGCGCCTTCGCAAAAAATTACAACGCGGTAAGGTCGAAGTTTTCTTAAAATACACTGCTAACCCAGCCGCTGTGAGCCAACTCACCATCAACAAATCATTAGCCAAACAACTTATCGACAGCGCCAATTGGGTCAGCAACGAAGCTGCAGGCGGTGAATTAAATCCAGTGGATATCCTGCGCTGGCCAGGCGTGATGGAAGCCGAAGAAACCGACATGGACGAGATCCAAAAAGCCATTATGGCCGGCTTTGACGGTTTAACCCGTGACTTCATCGAAGCACGTGCTAGCGAGGGAGCCAACCTCAAAACCATGATCGAAACACGCCTAGATGCGATCTTAGAGCAAGCGGCCATTGTCGAAGAACACATGCCAGCCATCATGACTTGGCAAAAAGAGCGCATCACCAATAAACTTGCCGAAGCCAAAGTCGATATCGACGAAGCACGCCTAGAACAAGAGCTAATTTATTTGGCCCAAAAAACCGACGTAGCCGAAGAAATCGACCGACTAAAATCACACGTCAGCGAAACTCAAAAAATCATGAAAAAAGGCGGCGCCTGCGGTCGACGTCTCGACTTCATGATGCAAGAGTTTAATCGCGAATCCAACACCCTAGCATCTAAATCAATCAGTGCAGAAATCACTAACGCAGCGGTTGAATTGAAGGTGTTGATAGAGCAGATGAGAGAGCAGATCCAAAACATAGAGTAG
- a CDS encoding M28 family peptidase, protein MSNTVSNLVLIIALLFGFEAKFVFAQNRTSCDVKADFAFPFNHPCQTLLDLTTLSSDTMQGRAPSTQGQQRASNYIIEQFKSIGLLPVSQLGLLDTDGFKQVFQYDHYGTATTGENILGFQRGQQYPNQVLIITAHYDHLGTKGKRIMNGADDNASGVAGLLAIARFFSVLAPNYSILYVATDAEEHGLHGARYFLENWNSVYGKPSLNTDLIDEPIDAPIEIKMNINLDMIGGTKGNLYFTGARKNQAFLAIFDTVTQQIGRKHIRLKRGHGSARLSRDALSGNIDWRNASDHAVFRKQGIPYLYLGGDLHDFYHTSDDTIDNIDQNAFMASVKAALMTVILLDGLPSQYFEF, encoded by the coding sequence GTGAGCAATACGGTATCTAATTTAGTACTTATCATTGCGCTTCTGTTTGGTTTTGAAGCGAAGTTTGTCTTCGCTCAAAATCGAACGAGCTGTGACGTCAAAGCGGACTTCGCTTTTCCATTCAATCACCCCTGCCAAACGCTGTTAGACCTTACAACACTAAGCTCCGATACAATGCAAGGGCGCGCACCTTCTACTCAAGGCCAACAACGCGCAAGTAACTATATCATTGAGCAATTTAAGTCTATTGGATTGCTGCCAGTATCCCAACTGGGCTTATTGGATACTGATGGGTTCAAGCAAGTCTTTCAATATGATCACTACGGCACAGCCACTACAGGCGAGAATATTTTGGGTTTTCAACGTGGTCAGCAATATCCCAATCAGGTGCTGATCATCACCGCACACTATGATCACTTGGGAACCAAGGGCAAACGGATAATGAACGGGGCCGATGATAACGCCTCTGGAGTAGCCGGACTCTTGGCCATTGCCCGTTTTTTCAGTGTGCTAGCACCAAACTATTCGATTCTTTACGTAGCGACTGATGCTGAAGAACATGGCTTACATGGTGCTCGGTACTTTCTTGAAAATTGGAATAGCGTATATGGTAAGCCGAGCCTTAACACTGATCTTATTGACGAGCCCATAGACGCTCCCATTGAAATAAAAATGAATATCAACCTAGATATGATTGGTGGCACAAAGGGCAATCTGTATTTTACTGGAGCTCGCAAAAACCAAGCCTTTCTCGCTATTTTTGATACGGTGACACAGCAAATAGGCAGAAAACATATCCGTTTGAAAAGGGGCCATGGCAGTGCACGGCTTAGCAGAGATGCTTTATCTGGTAATATAGACTGGCGAAATGCGAGTGATCATGCTGTGTTTAGAAAACAAGGTATTCCATACTTGTATCTAGGTGGAGATTTACACGATTTTTACCATACCTCTGACGATACCATTGACAACATTGATCAGAATGCCTTTATGGCTTCTGTAAAAGCCGCTCTAATGACAGTAATTTTGTTAGACGGTCTGCCGTCACAGTATTTTGAGTTTTAG
- the dtd gene encoding D-aminoacyl-tRNA deacylase → MIGLIQRVSEAKVDIDGQTVGSINQGLLVLLGVEQADDEAKAKKLAERISKYRVFNDENGKMNLNVQQVEGSLLVVSQFTLVADTKSGNRPGFSRGATPEQGNRLYEYFVQCCKDLGLPVETGQFGADMQVSLTNDGPVTFQLTV, encoded by the coding sequence GTGATTGGATTAATTCAGCGCGTAAGCGAAGCCAAAGTTGACATCGACGGTCAAACTGTCGGAAGTATTAACCAAGGTTTATTGGTGTTGCTAGGCGTTGAACAAGCTGATGACGAGGCTAAAGCGAAAAAGCTTGCTGAGCGAATCAGTAAGTATCGTGTGTTTAATGATGAAAACGGCAAGATGAACCTAAATGTTCAGCAAGTCGAAGGCTCGTTGTTAGTGGTGTCACAATTTACCCTTGTTGCTGATACCAAATCGGGTAATCGTCCGGGCTTTTCGCGTGGCGCAACGCCGGAGCAGGGCAATCGTTTGTACGAATATTTTGTCCAATGCTGCAAAGACTTAGGGTTGCCAGTCGAAACGGGTCAGTTTGGTGCTGATATGCAAGTTAGCTTGACCAACGATGGTCCGGTGACCTTTCAACTTACGGTTTGA
- the pyrE gene encoding orotate phosphoribosyltransferase translates to MKDYQKEFIEFALEKQVLKFGEFTLKSGRTSPYFFNAGLFNTGRDLARLGRFYAAALADSGISFDVLFGPAYKGIPIATTTAVALADHHDVDTPYCFNRKEKKDHGEGGSLVGAELKGDIMLVDDVITAGTAIRESMTIIEQAGASLAGVLIALDRQEKGKGELSAIQEVERDFGTKVISIVTLGDVIEFVKQNEEYAAYLPSVELYREQYGI, encoded by the coding sequence ATGAAAGATTATCAAAAAGAGTTTATCGAATTTGCCCTTGAGAAACAGGTACTAAAATTCGGTGAATTTACCCTTAAATCTGGCCGCACAAGCCCGTATTTTTTTAACGCTGGTTTGTTTAATACTGGTCGTGATTTGGCGCGTTTGGGGCGTTTTTATGCGGCGGCGTTAGCAGACTCTGGGATTTCATTTGATGTGTTATTTGGCCCTGCTTACAAAGGTATTCCTATCGCAACAACTACAGCGGTTGCGCTTGCAGATCATCACGACGTTGACACACCTTACTGCTTTAACCGTAAAGAGAAAAAAGACCACGGTGAAGGCGGAAGCCTGGTAGGTGCAGAGCTTAAAGGCGACATCATGCTAGTCGATGATGTTATTACCGCAGGTACTGCAATTCGCGAATCGATGACCATTATTGAGCAAGCTGGCGCGAGTTTAGCGGGTGTCTTAATCGCCCTTGACCGTCAAGAAAAGGGCAAAGGCGAACTATCAGCGATTCAAGAAGTTGAGCGTGACTTCGGTACTAAAGTGATTTCGATCGTTACCTTAGGCGATGTAATTGAATTTGTGAAACAAAACGAAGAATACGCGGCCTATTTACCAAGCGTTGAATTATATCGTGAGCAATACGGTATCTAA
- a CDS encoding NAD(P)-binding domain-containing protein, producing the protein MQRVGIIGGGFIGTALAEALVENSSDKQKYQVCLSFRTSRQKLTNSSINQAFCNVSDGELNADEVLFNVDSLVICIPPGFKKGLGDSYSTKIKSLVEKGYSSGVKQIIFTSSIGIYPEGAEVDENTALDLSTEKARALYDAEQEVLTSRVKNKQVIRLAGLIGATRHPGRFKVKLTADNALEPVNMVTQKDVVAAIKLLLEQGARENNGDIYNVVAPHHPSKQSFYRYARQQLNDERINEPLVVPEVAPTMARNTTIGKRVSGLKICHKLGFEYQTDNLLRFVFS; encoded by the coding sequence ATGCAACGTGTCGGTATCATAGGCGGCGGTTTTATCGGAACCGCCCTTGCCGAAGCCTTAGTTGAAAACAGCTCAGATAAACAAAAATATCAAGTTTGCCTTTCTTTTCGTACAAGTCGTCAAAAACTAACAAACTCTTCCATCAATCAGGCTTTTTGTAACGTGTCTGATGGTGAGCTTAACGCTGATGAGGTCCTATTTAACGTGGATTCCTTGGTGATTTGTATTCCACCAGGATTTAAAAAAGGATTGGGTGATTCTTACTCAACCAAAATAAAAAGTTTAGTCGAGAAGGGCTATTCTAGTGGTGTAAAACAGATCATTTTTACCAGCTCCATTGGGATTTACCCTGAAGGGGCTGAAGTTGATGAAAACACCGCCCTTGATTTATCAACTGAAAAGGCCAGAGCCTTGTATGACGCAGAGCAAGAGGTATTGACTAGCCGGGTGAAAAATAAACAGGTAATAAGATTAGCTGGTTTAATTGGAGCTACTCGTCATCCAGGCCGCTTTAAGGTCAAACTCACTGCGGATAATGCTCTCGAGCCAGTAAATATGGTGACTCAAAAGGATGTTGTGGCGGCGATAAAATTATTATTAGAGCAGGGAGCTCGCGAGAATAATGGCGATATCTACAATGTTGTAGCACCGCATCACCCAAGTAAACAGAGCTTTTATCGTTATGCCAGACAGCAGCTTAACGATGAGCGAATTAATGAGCCTTTGGTTGTACCGGAGGTTGCTCCTACAATGGCAAGGAATACAACAATAGGTAAACGCGTATCAGGCCTAAAAATTTGTCACAAACTCGGATTTGAATATCAAACCGATAATTTATTACGTTTTGTGTTTAGCTAG
- the rph gene encoding ribonuclease PH, with product MRPSGRTTSQIRPVTITRNFTAHAEGSVLIEIGDTKVLCNATVEVGVPRFMKGQGKGWITAEYGMLPRSTHTRNQREAAKGKQSGRTMEIQRLIARSLRAAVDLSALGENTITVDCDVIQADGGTRTASITGACVALVDAINYMRKEEIIKANPLKHMIAAISVGVYQGTPIADLEYVEDSEAETDMNVIMTEDGRLIEVQGTAEEEPFTFDEMQEMMALAKNAIGELIDEQKKALA from the coding sequence ATGCGTCCAAGCGGTAGAACCACTTCTCAAATTCGTCCCGTCACTATTACTCGTAACTTTACAGCGCACGCTGAAGGTTCGGTGTTGATTGAAATTGGTGACACAAAAGTATTATGTAATGCAACGGTTGAAGTGGGCGTGCCTCGTTTTATGAAAGGTCAGGGCAAAGGTTGGATCACAGCTGAATACGGCATGTTACCGCGCTCAACTCACACTCGTAACCAACGTGAAGCAGCGAAAGGCAAACAGTCTGGCCGTACCATGGAAATTCAACGTCTGATTGCTCGTTCTTTACGTGCAGCAGTCGACTTATCAGCGCTTGGCGAAAACACCATCACAGTTGACTGTGATGTTATTCAAGCTGACGGTGGTACTCGTACCGCATCTATCACAGGTGCATGTGTGGCATTAGTTGATGCGATTAACTACATGCGCAAAGAAGAGATCATCAAAGCCAACCCACTTAAACACATGATTGCGGCGATTTCGGTTGGTGTGTATCAAGGTACACCAATTGCGGATTTGGAATACGTTGAAGACTCTGAAGCCGAAACCGACATGAACGTTATCATGACTGAAGATGGTCGTTTAATCGAAGTACAAGGCACTGCAGAAGAAGAGCCTTTCACCTTTGACGAAATGCAAGAAATGATGGCCCTTGCCAAAAACGCCATCGGTGAGCTCATCGACGAGCAGAAAAAAGCCTTAGCGTAA